One region of Mus pahari chromosome 16, PAHARI_EIJ_v1.1, whole genome shotgun sequence genomic DNA includes:
- the Idi1 gene encoding isopentenyl-diphosphate Delta-isomerase 1 has product MWRGRALARAIGYAVRGRGLEAEHAAERIEVQLSAQLLSTSSRNLWVLGQIRHSVTMPEINTTHLDEKQVQLLAEMCILIDENDNKIGADTKKNCHLNENIDKGLIHRAFSVFLFNTENKLLLQQRSDAKITFPGCFTNSCCSHPLNNPGELEENNAIGVKRAAQRRLKAELGIPLEEVDLNEMNYLTRIYYKAQSDGIWGEHEIDYILXLXKNVTLNPDPNEIKSYCYVSKEEVREILKKAXRGEXKLTPWFKIIADTFLFKWWDNLNHLSPFVDHEKIYRM; this is encoded by the exons ATGTGGCGCGGACGGGCACTGGCGCGAGCGATTGGATATGCTGTTAGGGGGCGGGGTCTGGAGGCGGAGCATGCTGCGGAGAGAATTGAAGTACAGCTCTCTGCACAGCTCCTCAGCACCTCCAGCCGCAATCTCTG GGTTCTAGGTCAGATCAGACATTCTGTCACAATGCCTGAAATAAATACCACCCATCTTGATGAAAAACAGGTTCAGCTTCTAGCAGAGATGTGTATTCTTATTGAtgaaaatgacaataaaattgGGGCTGACACCAAGAAAAATTGTCACCTTAATGAAAACATCGACAAAG gatTAATACATCGAGCGTTTAGTGTCTTCTTGTTTAATACTGAAAATAAGCTCCTGTTACAGCAGAGATCGGACGCTAAAATTACCTTTCCAG GTTGTTTCACCAATAGTTGCTGTAGTCATCCATTAAATAACCCAGGTGAGCTGGAAGAGAACAACGCCATTGGTGTGAAGCGAGCGGCACAGAGGCGCTTAAAAGCCGAGTTAGGAATACCCTTGGAAGAG GttgatctaaatgaaatgaattatCTAACAAGAATTTACTACAAGGCCCAATCTGATGGTATCTGGGGTGAACATGAAATTGATTACATTCTGTNTCTGNGGAAGAATGTAACCTTGAATCCAGATCCCAACGAGATTAAAAGCTATTGCTATGTatcaaaggaagaagtcagagaaatTTTGAAGAAGGCANCCAGAGGTGAAATNAAGTTAACTCCGTGGTTTAAGATTATTGCAGATACTTTCCTCTTCAAATGGTGGGATAACTTAAACCATTTGAGTCCATTTGTTGACCATGAGAAAATATATAGAATGTGA